The Daphnia magna isolate NIES unplaced genomic scaffold, ASM2063170v1.1 Dm_contigs130, whole genome shotgun sequence genome contains a region encoding:
- the LOC123466434 gene encoding uncharacterized protein LOC123466434 isoform X2: MKVQYDEDQILGRGDYSIVFRGTFNRQPVAVKRIQLIDARNSEELANCLASLHHPNVVRLLHSESDAHFRYHALELCAGSLDQLFLSDQDPKKYRGPMPAYDLIVLHQLAAGLYHIHSNGLVHGDVRPENVLISTGTAGSRQRVLMKWADFGLCREMSDKWIRSIWMAPEMIDQSEKGRHRNDQRKTRIDTAESDMFSQGCVFFYFLMGGIHPFGAPWEVTSNVVRNRPVHFTKLLPGHFARGVTQKMLEPEPEDRLTSDEVVQQLSIIMKPQEYQQRGLELLELCSNPDPQVESMCSLIDEGVDLNCTGDEGMTPLLLLCRWNQTPRLYICLKLLLVEREHHYNPVDINCRDINGWNALLYLSRHYPSEDLLQIIHLLIDHGIQVDCKNEDGENALLFLCQYYSNDNLIDIIQLLIQQGIDVDCCDHNGWNALLYLCLHYSNDNLIAIIELLVHHGISVNRTNNYGNNALRYLCQYYSKDNLLSIIQLLIRNGIDINSRNNYGNDALRYLCQYYAKDDLVSIVQLLIENGIDLRLRNHEGWNALLTVCQFYTNDNLADIVQLLIQNGVDVNGKNKDGWNALMLLCRYYTNEHLIDVIQILIESGIDLNSRTPNGSNALLILCANYSKDNLIAIVKLLTRNGIDARCKDSDGGNAVRYVRRWYKGANVLEITQLLITNGCGGDS; the protein is encoded by the exons ATGAAAGTGCAATACGACGAAGATCAGATTTTGGGTCGAGGTGACTACTCGATCGTCTTCCGTGGCACTTTCAATCGTCAACCTGTCGCTGTGAAGAGGATCCAGCTGATTGACGCTAGAAATAGCGAAGAACTAGCCAACTGTTTGGCTAGTTTGCATCATCCCAACGTCGTCAGACTTTTACATTCAGAGAGCGATGCGCATTTTCGCTATCACGCCCTGGAACTGTGTGCCGGCTCACTGGATCAGCTCTTCCTCAGCGACCAGGATCCGAAAAAGTACCGTGGTCCTATGCCAGCTTATGATCTCATCGTTTTGCACCAACTCGCTGCCGGTCTTTACCACATCCATTCAAACGGTTTGGTTCACGGCGACGTCCGTCCGGAGAACGTCCTCATCTCGACGGGTACGGCCGGTAGTCGTCAACGAGTTCTCATGAAATGGGCCGATTTCGGACTGTGTCGCGAGATGAGCGACAAATGGATAAGATCCATCTGGATGGCACCGGAAATGATTGACCAGTCGGAGAAAGGAAGGCATCGAAACGACCAACGGAAGACACGAATAGACACTGCCGAAAGTGACATGTTCTCGCAGGGTTGCGTGTTCTTCTATTTCCTGATGGGCGGAATTCATCCATTCGGTGCTCCGTGGGAAGTGACGTCCAACGTTGTCAGGAATAGGCCTGTTCATTTCACAA aATTGTTGCCTGGACATTTTGCTCGTGGAGTCACGCAAAAGATGTTGGAGCCGGAACCGGAAGATCGGCTGACGTCAGACGAAGTCGTTCAGCAATTGAGCATCATCATGAAGCCGCAAGAG TACCAACAAAGGGGATTGGAACTGCTGGAATTGTGCTCCAATCCTGATCCGCAAGTGGAATCCATGTGCTCTTTAATTGATGAGGGCGTCGACTTGAACTGCACCGGAGACGAAGGCATGACGCCATTGCTCTTACTCTGCCGATGGAATCAAACTCCTCGATTGTACATATGTTTGAAATTATTGCTCGTTGAGCGCGAACATCACTACAATCCCGTCGACATCAATTGCCGCGATATTAACGGCTGGAACGCGTTGCTATACCTCTCACGTCACTACCCGAGTGAAGACCTGCTACAGATTATCCACCTGCTAATCGATCACGGGATCCAAGTCGATTGCAAAAATGAAGACGGGGAAAATGCCCTCCTTTTCCTGTGTCAGTATTATTCCAACGACAATTTGATCGACATCATTCAGCTGCTGATTCAACAAGGAATCGACGTCGATTGTTGTGACCACAACGGCTGGAACGCTCTGCTCTACCTGTGTCTTCATTATTCCAATGACAACCTGATCGCCATTATCGAACTGCTCGTTCATCACGGCATCAGCGTGAATCGCACCAACAACTACGGCAACAACGCTCTTCGCTACTTGTGCCAGTATTACTCCAAAGACAATCTGTTGAGCATCATCCAACTGCTGATACGCAACGGCATCGACATCAACAGTCGAAATAATTACGGCAACGATGCCCTCAGATACCTGTGCCAATATTACGCCAAAGACGATCTGGTCTCCATCGTGCAATTGCTCATTGAAAACGGGATCGATTTGAGGCTGAGGAATCACGAAGGATGGAATGCCTTGTTGACTGTTTGTCAGTTTTACACGAACGATAACCTGGCCGACATTGTCCAGCTGTTGATTCAAAACGGAGTCGACGTCAACGGCAAGAACAAAGACGGCTGGAACGCGTTGATGTTACTCTGTCGCTACTACACCAACGAACATTTGATTGACGTCATTCAAATTCTCATCGAGAGCGGAATCGACTTGAACAGCCGAACACCGAACGGATCCAACGCTTTGCTGATATTGTGCGCCAATTACTCGAAAGATAATTTAATTGCGATCGTTAAATTATTGACCCGCAATGGAATCGATGCCCGTTGCAAAGACAGCGACGGTGGCAACGCAGTCCGTTACGTACGCCGTTGGTATAAAGGCGCCAACGTGTTGGAGATTACGCAACTTTTGATTACGAACGGTTGCGGTGGCGACAGTTGA
- the LOC116929144 gene encoding mediator of RNA polymerase II transcription subunit 15 translates to MAAIATDGSGIQHRQKGLMTPSYRLSSPFMNRKITFSELDFLLRHMSTNSTKSRNRKPGKSFSGGSVTDDQWRFYPISPTLVDVLPSSDGKFKKSSTKSRSISRINPRFVKFKIVDIESLARLKHSQTNRTHHKRKETANGKRTRPPTDDELIDDKHSLNNTYDPFGNASGIDQTSRSGPYWFGIRRLIGSKIGIGRIFGYTSYPTFVAGPPGPPGPPGPPGPTGVGIPGIPGVPGVPGAAGAAGAAGAAGPTGATGPAGTSGAAGPTGANGPPGAPGPTGATGPSGTSGATGPPGPSGSVGATGATGPTGPTGSTGPSGSTGPPGSSGAIGAPGASGAAGASGPPGATGPAGSSGATGPTGPSGSAGPTGPPGQVGAAGAPGAAGAAGASGPPGPPGPTGAAGAAGAAGSAGASGAAGAIGPSGPPGSAGTPGQVGAAGAPGAAGTAGASGPPGPPGSPGTAGAAGAAGTAGASGATGATGPPGPPGPAGAPGTPGVFADFVTDSLLKFSHGQKKKDAAKPGQLGPKAGTVESAQPSVNVQPEPQTTQHEEKEKEQHFTGGEQSADEMVQDEHLEVEHQVEAVMSVQPEEKTESFQWILEHDKNPIKLVLSLHKDRPTHSENATQQFGLMQSGEHSSSVKLDKDVKQNVTPVERPQHVEKSGGLVVQKPGPAESEQKLEEIGNVRPKPMELIQLREKVQSYDILQPEHILELIEWMQRQHGSEPDEPTIKHEKATPVEPMLMKKDSNDSVQMREIEPTSERMKHEEKSNGSAALAHNSALQPNFIAVQLAQAEQDKSDRMQPNQTFQGIKQQQQKFVEILNPGKPEVLDESGPLVQIMEQLGSFQAEGNANAIQPMLGHGESSKPDQQEQWGNQVESFESIQVDQKLTTIENVNQPDENKLPIGLTWPRNDEFEPRQPETSTEFTVVEQPVEQTTQSEKKVDVLEVKQPEKNSTLIEQELRVMPMPFKEPFETHDQDAEKQFTASPEFLFPDENAKQFESMPQKPIESQQSEQKVETPDQTKSEWLQSEENGDQTTPPMSKENERVFSPDVSHKLKVAQEDEKHSEIVQSDLKEMVPQPTLLEQGTELIDRTKVEAKEQTSESLAQAQNNETVEMIHSTQRMETPEFNQSSHSDTLAIVPFVRKENLTESIQTAQQNVELDGNIESLQPEHFEISETKNVSTQLLLESERKPLGWIESEQMKMSDEIVHRPVRNETPVESDERKAVPLELMQSQEREHQVNSSARGYKKKPSESVKQEDQLQTEHISVNGDHLKTAEGIEQMGHELDEEITWIMQILSDDESNPVEQKTAHVAEPTDVPAIHPIETRDEVVSEADDAKIESSDLLRQFYSSYIRPIRKVEPAADPITTDVR, encoded by the exons ATGGCTGCCATCGCCACGGATGGTAGTGGGATCCAGCATCGTCAGAAAGGATTGATGACGCCATCCTACCGTCTTTCATCGCCCTTTATGAACCGTAAAATAACATTTTCAGAGTTGGATTTTCTTCTACGACACATGTCTACGAATTCAACCAAATCGAGGAATCGTAAACCAg GAAAATCGTTTTCTGGTGGTTCAGTGACAGATGACCAATGGCGGTTCTATCCCATTTCTCCAACACTCGTTGATGTGCTTCCATCTAGCGatggaaaattcaaaaaaagttCGACTAAATCTCGAAGCATTTCTAGGATTAATCCTCGATTCGTCAAATTTAAAATAGTTGACATCGAAAGCCTTGCACGTTTGAAGCACTCACAAACAA ATCGAACCCACCACAAACGAAAAGAAACGGCCAATGGAAAAAGAACACGCCCACCGACTGACGATGAACTAATAGACG ATAAACACTCATTAAACAATACGTACGATCCATTTGGAAATGCATCTGGTATTGACCAGACTAGCAGGTCGGGTCCTTATTGGTTCGGTATCCGAAGGTTAATTGGATCGAAAATAGGAATAGGAAGGATTTTTGGATACACGAGTTACCCCACCTTTGTCGCTGGACCGCCAG GTCCACCTGGACCGCCTGGACCCCCTGGTCCAACAGGAGTAGGAATACCTGGTATACCAGGTGTACCAGGGGTGCCCGGTGCAGCAGGGGCAGCAGGCGCAGCTGGAGCTGCTGGACCCACGGGTGCAACTGGTCCGGCCGGTACATCAGGAGCAGCTGGTCCAACCGGAGCCAATGGCCCACCTGGAGCACCGGGTCCAACTGGTGCAACTGGTCCGTCTGGTACTTCTGGTGCTACTGGTCCTCCTGGTCCGTCTGGTTCAGTGGGTGCAACTGGAGCAACAGGCCCAACTGGTCCGACGGGCTCAACAGGTCCTTCTGGTTCTACCGGTCCTCCTGGTTCATCGGGAGCCATTGGCGCCCCTGGTGCGTCAGGTGCAGCCGGGGCATCCGGCCCTCCCGGTGCAACTGGTCCAGCAGGTTCATCTGGTGCAACAGGCCCAACTGGCCCATCAGGTTCGGCTGGCCCAACAGGCCCACCCGGTCAAGTTGGTGCAGCTGGAGCTCCAGGAGCTGCTGGGGCAGCCGGTGCATCCGGTCCCCCGGGTCCACCAGGTCCTACAGGCGCTGCTGGAGCAGCCGGTGCAGCTGGATCGGCAGGCGCAAGTGGTGCGGCTGGTGCAATAGGTCCATCCGGCCCCCCTGGATCAGCAGGTACACCTGGTCAAGTTGGTGCAGCTGGAGCACCAGGAGCGGCTGGAACAGCCGGTGCATCAGGTCCACCGGGTCCTCCGGGTTCTCCAGGCACTGCAGGAGCAGCCGGTGCAGCTGGAACGGCAGGCGCAAGTGGTGCGACTGGTGCAACAGGTCCACCCGGTCCTCCTGGACCAGCAGGTGCACCAGGAACACCTGGAGTATTTGCCGATTTCGTGACAGATTCGCTACTTAAGTTTTCG CAcgggcaaaagaagaaagatgcaGCTAAACCGGGACAACTGGGACCAAAGGCGGGGACGGTTGAATCGGCTCAACCGTCCGTCAATGTTCAGCCAGAACCACAAACGACCCAACatgaagagaaagaaaaggaacaaCATTTCACTGGAGGAGAACAGTCGGCGGATGAGATGGTGCAAGACGAACATTTAGAAGTCGAGCACCAGGTGGAAGCCGTGATGTCGGTGCAAccggaagaaaaaacagaGTCGTTTCAATGGATACTGGAACACGACAAGAATCCAATTAAACTGGTTCTTTCGCTGCACAAAGACAGGCCAACGCATTCAGAGAATGCAACGCAACAGTTTGGGTTGATGCAATCGGGAGAACATTCAAGTTCAGTTAAATTAGACAAAGATGTGAAGCAAAACGTAACGCCAGTTGAACGGCCACAGCACGTGGAGAAGTCGGGTGGATTGGTAGTTCAAAAGCCCGGACCAGCTGAGTCAGAGCAAAAATTAGAGGAAATAGGAAATGTACGGCCAAAACCAATGGAGTTGATCCAGCTGAGAGAGAAAGTGCAATCGTACGATATCCTACAGCCAGAGCATATATTGGAATTGATTGAATGGATGCAGCGACAACACGGTTCAGAACCAGATGAACCAACGATCAAACACGAAAAGGCCACGCCCGTTGAACCAATGCTGATGAAGAAGGATTCAAACGATTCCGTGCAAATGAGAGAAATAGAGCCAACATCGGAACGGATGAAACACGAAGAGAAGTCCAATGGATCTGCAGCACTGGCACACAATTCCGCCTTGCAACCAAATTTCATAGCCGTTCAATTAGCACAAGCCGAACAAGACAAATCAGATCGCATGCAACCGAATCAAACGTTTCAAGGAatcaaacagcagcagcagaagTTTGTTGAGATTCTTAATCCAGGAAAGCCAGAAGTGCTAGATGAATCAGGACCGTTGGTGCAAATTATGGAACAATTGGGATCATTTCAAGCAGAAGGAAATGCTAACGCAATTCAACCGATGTTGGGGCATGGTGAGTCATCGAAACCAGACCAACAAGAACAATGGGGTAATCAGGTCGAGTCATTTGAATCGATTCAAGTGGATCAAAAATTAACAACAATCGAAAATGTCAATCAACCGGACGAGAACAAGTTGCCTATTGGATTGACATGGCCGAGAAATGATGAATTTGAACCACGACAGCCGGAAACTAGTACGGAATTCACCGTTGTAGAGCAACCAGTTGAACAGACGACACAATCAGAGAAGAAGGTCGACGTTCTTGAAGTAAAGCAGCCAGAGAAGAATTCAACTTTAATTGAACAGGAGTTACGGGTGATGCCAATGCCATTTAAGGAGCCATTCGAGACTCACGACCAGGATGCAGAAAAGCAATTTACAGCATCGCCTGAATTCTTATTCCCTGACGAAAATGCAAAACAGTTTGAATCGATGCCACAGAAGCCAATAGAATCACAGCAGTCGGAACAGAAAGTGGAAACACCTGACCAGACTAAATCTGAATGGTTGCAGTCAGAGGAAAATGGCGACCAAACAACACCTCCAATGTCAAAGGAGAACGAACGGGTCTTTTCCCCAGACGTGAGTCACAAGCTGAAAGTTGCACAAGAAGATGAGAAACATTCGGAAATTGTCCAGTCGGATCTTAAAGAGATGGTACCCCAGCCAACACTGCTGGAACAAGGCACGGAGCTAATCGACCGTACTAAAGTGGAAGCAAAAGAGCAAACATCCGAAAGTCTAGCACAAGCGCAGAACAATGAAACAGTTGAAATGATTCATTCAACGCAGAGGATGGAAACCCCTGAATTCAATCAGTCCAGCCATAGCGACACATTAGCCATCGTCCCATTTGTTCGAAAAGAAAACCTGACCGAATCGATCCAGACGGCGCAGCAAAACGTAGAGCTGGATGGAAACATTGAATCGTTACAGCCGGAgcattttgaaatttccgaAACCAAAAACGTGTCAACGCAGTTGTTATTAGAATCAGAGAGAAAGCCTTTAGGATGGATAGAATCAGAGCAGATGAAGATGTCCGATGAAATTGTGCATCGACCGGTACGAAACGAGACACCAGTTGAGTCGGACGAGCGAAAAGCTGTGCCACTTGAGTTGATGCAATCGCAAGAAAGGGAGCATCAGGTGAATTCGTCTGCACGCGGATACAAGAagaaacccagtgaatctgtcaAGCAG GAAGACCAACTTCAAACTGAGCACATTTCGGTGAATGGTGATCATTTAAAAACCGCAGAGGGAATCGAGCAAATGGGACACGAGCTAGATGAAGAAATTACCTGGATAATGCAAATTTTGTCAG ACGATGAATCAAATCCAGTGGAACAGAAAACGGCCCACGTCGCAGAGCCCACCGACGTGCCCGCAATCCATCCAATAGAGACTCGTGATGAAGTTGTTAGTGAGGCCGATGACGCAAAGATCGAATCGTCGGATCTTCTGCGGCAATTTTATTCGTCATACATTC GTCCGATCCGGAAGGTTGAACCAGCAGCTGATCCGATCACGACAGACGTTCGATAA
- the LOC116933776 gene encoding pupal cuticle protein 36 isoform X1 gives MALITPKALEKMGEHKRVRSQSANSILHELILLTRTTMKSTQIACLLVLAVAAQAQYFGNYGYGLGGYGGYGGYYGGYYPYTGVRTAAVPAAYPVSYGYPSFTASQYHGQDELGQARFGYAHPGQAATNLRDAFGNQVGSYAYFNPEGKEVRVSYTADSRGFRVLSNDLPVAPVSNLVAPVQVQDTPEVAKAKAEHAVAVAAARAAAPATPTTEVRLKRQSEAAHPFPAHVGVGQIGGAHPGPAHVGAGQIGGAHPGPAHVGANHRGGAHPCPAFVAC, from the exons ATGGCCTTGATTACACCGAAAGCTTTGGAGAAAATGGGTGAGCATAAAAGGGTCAGATCTCAGTCTGCTAATAGCATTCTCCACGAGCTCATTCTTCTGACGAGAACTACAATGAAATCTACG CAGATTGCTTGCCTGTTGGTGTTGGCTGTTGCCGCCCAAGCTCAATACTTTGGCAACTACGGATACGGACTCGGTGGATATGGTGGATATGGTGGATACTACGGAGGATACTACCCCTACACCGGTGTTCGAACTGCTGCCGTACCTGCTGCCTACCCCGTTTCTTATGGCTACCCATCTTTCACCGCCAGCCAGTACCACGGACAGGATGAGCTCGGCCAGGCCCGTTTCGGCTATGCCCACCCAGGACAGGCAGCTACCAACCTTCGTGATGCTTTCGGCAACCAAGTCGGCAGCTACGCTTACTTCAACCCAGAGGGTAAAGAGGTCCGCGTTTCCTACACCGCCGACTCACGAGGCTTCCGCGTCCTCTCCAACGACCTGCCCGTTGCCCCAGTCTCCAACTTGGTAGCCCCCGTTCAGGTCCAGGACACTCCCGAGGTTGCCAAAGCCAAGGCTGAACACGCTGTGGCCGTTGCTGCTGCTCGGGCTGCTGCTCCCGCCACCCCAACCACCGAAGTCCGATTGAAACGCCAAAGCGAAGCAGCTCATCCATTCCCCGCCCACGTCGGAGTTGGTCAGATCGGTGGAGCCCATCCCGGCCCTGCCCATGTTGGTGCCGGTCAAATCGGTGGTGCTCACCCTGGCCCTGCTCATGTCGGAGCTAACCACCGAGGTGGAGCTCATCCTTGCCCTGCTTTTGTcgcttgttaa
- the LOC116933776 gene encoding pupal cuticle protein 36 isoform X2, with translation MALITPKALEKMGEHKRVRSQSANSILHELILLTRTTMKSTIACLLVLAVAAQAQYFGNYGYGLGGYGGYGGYYGGYYPYTGVRTAAVPAAYPVSYGYPSFTASQYHGQDELGQARFGYAHPGQAATNLRDAFGNQVGSYAYFNPEGKEVRVSYTADSRGFRVLSNDLPVAPVSNLVAPVQVQDTPEVAKAKAEHAVAVAAARAAAPATPTTEVRLKRQSEAAHPFPAHVGVGQIGGAHPGPAHVGAGQIGGAHPGPAHVGANHRGGAHPCPAFVAC, from the exons ATGGCCTTGATTACACCGAAAGCTTTGGAGAAAATGGGTGAGCATAAAAGGGTCAGATCTCAGTCTGCTAATAGCATTCTCCACGAGCTCATTCTTCTGACGAGAACTACAATGAAATCTACG ATTGCTTGCCTGTTGGTGTTGGCTGTTGCCGCCCAAGCTCAATACTTTGGCAACTACGGATACGGACTCGGTGGATATGGTGGATATGGTGGATACTACGGAGGATACTACCCCTACACCGGTGTTCGAACTGCTGCCGTACCTGCTGCCTACCCCGTTTCTTATGGCTACCCATCTTTCACCGCCAGCCAGTACCACGGACAGGATGAGCTCGGCCAGGCCCGTTTCGGCTATGCCCACCCAGGACAGGCAGCTACCAACCTTCGTGATGCTTTCGGCAACCAAGTCGGCAGCTACGCTTACTTCAACCCAGAGGGTAAAGAGGTCCGCGTTTCCTACACCGCCGACTCACGAGGCTTCCGCGTCCTCTCCAACGACCTGCCCGTTGCCCCAGTCTCCAACTTGGTAGCCCCCGTTCAGGTCCAGGACACTCCCGAGGTTGCCAAAGCCAAGGCTGAACACGCTGTGGCCGTTGCTGCTGCTCGGGCTGCTGCTCCCGCCACCCCAACCACCGAAGTCCGATTGAAACGCCAAAGCGAAGCAGCTCATCCATTCCCCGCCCACGTCGGAGTTGGTCAGATCGGTGGAGCCCATCCCGGCCCTGCCCATGTTGGTGCCGGTCAAATCGGTGGTGCTCACCCTGGCCCTGCTCATGTCGGAGCTAACCACCGAGGTGGAGCTCATCCTTGCCCTGCTTTTGTcgcttgttaa
- the LOC123466434 gene encoding uncharacterized protein LOC123466434 isoform X1, with protein sequence MKVQYDEDQILGRGDYSIVFRGTFNRQPVAVKRIQLIDARNSEELANCLASLHHPNVVRLLHSESDAHFRYHALELCAGSLDQLFLSDQDPKKYRGPMPAYDLIVLHQLAAGLYHIHSNGLVHGDVRPENVLISTGTAGSRQRVLMKWADFGLCREMSDKWIRSIWMAPEMIDQSEKGRHRNDQRKTRIDTAESDMFSQGCVFFYFLMGGIHPFGAPWEVTSNVVRNRPVHFTKLLPGHFARGVTQKMLEPEPEDRLTSDEVVQQLSIIMKPQEVMNNDYDDEQYQQRGLELLELCSNPDPQVESMCSLIDEGVDLNCTGDEGMTPLLLLCRWNQTPRLYICLKLLLVEREHHYNPVDINCRDINGWNALLYLSRHYPSEDLLQIIHLLIDHGIQVDCKNEDGENALLFLCQYYSNDNLIDIIQLLIQQGIDVDCCDHNGWNALLYLCLHYSNDNLIAIIELLVHHGISVNRTNNYGNNALRYLCQYYSKDNLLSIIQLLIRNGIDINSRNNYGNDALRYLCQYYAKDDLVSIVQLLIENGIDLRLRNHEGWNALLTVCQFYTNDNLADIVQLLIQNGVDVNGKNKDGWNALMLLCRYYTNEHLIDVIQILIESGIDLNSRTPNGSNALLILCANYSKDNLIAIVKLLTRNGIDARCKDSDGGNAVRYVRRWYKGANVLEITQLLITNGCGGDS encoded by the exons ATGAAAGTGCAATACGACGAAGATCAGATTTTGGGTCGAGGTGACTACTCGATCGTCTTCCGTGGCACTTTCAATCGTCAACCTGTCGCTGTGAAGAGGATCCAGCTGATTGACGCTAGAAATAGCGAAGAACTAGCCAACTGTTTGGCTAGTTTGCATCATCCCAACGTCGTCAGACTTTTACATTCAGAGAGCGATGCGCATTTTCGCTATCACGCCCTGGAACTGTGTGCCGGCTCACTGGATCAGCTCTTCCTCAGCGACCAGGATCCGAAAAAGTACCGTGGTCCTATGCCAGCTTATGATCTCATCGTTTTGCACCAACTCGCTGCCGGTCTTTACCACATCCATTCAAACGGTTTGGTTCACGGCGACGTCCGTCCGGAGAACGTCCTCATCTCGACGGGTACGGCCGGTAGTCGTCAACGAGTTCTCATGAAATGGGCCGATTTCGGACTGTGTCGCGAGATGAGCGACAAATGGATAAGATCCATCTGGATGGCACCGGAAATGATTGACCAGTCGGAGAAAGGAAGGCATCGAAACGACCAACGGAAGACACGAATAGACACTGCCGAAAGTGACATGTTCTCGCAGGGTTGCGTGTTCTTCTATTTCCTGATGGGCGGAATTCATCCATTCGGTGCTCCGTGGGAAGTGACGTCCAACGTTGTCAGGAATAGGCCTGTTCATTTCACAA aATTGTTGCCTGGACATTTTGCTCGTGGAGTCACGCAAAAGATGTTGGAGCCGGAACCGGAAGATCGGCTGACGTCAGACGAAGTCGTTCAGCAATTGAGCATCATCATGAAGCCGCAAGAGGTGATGAATAATGATTATGATGACGAACAG TACCAACAAAGGGGATTGGAACTGCTGGAATTGTGCTCCAATCCTGATCCGCAAGTGGAATCCATGTGCTCTTTAATTGATGAGGGCGTCGACTTGAACTGCACCGGAGACGAAGGCATGACGCCATTGCTCTTACTCTGCCGATGGAATCAAACTCCTCGATTGTACATATGTTTGAAATTATTGCTCGTTGAGCGCGAACATCACTACAATCCCGTCGACATCAATTGCCGCGATATTAACGGCTGGAACGCGTTGCTATACCTCTCACGTCACTACCCGAGTGAAGACCTGCTACAGATTATCCACCTGCTAATCGATCACGGGATCCAAGTCGATTGCAAAAATGAAGACGGGGAAAATGCCCTCCTTTTCCTGTGTCAGTATTATTCCAACGACAATTTGATCGACATCATTCAGCTGCTGATTCAACAAGGAATCGACGTCGATTGTTGTGACCACAACGGCTGGAACGCTCTGCTCTACCTGTGTCTTCATTATTCCAATGACAACCTGATCGCCATTATCGAACTGCTCGTTCATCACGGCATCAGCGTGAATCGCACCAACAACTACGGCAACAACGCTCTTCGCTACTTGTGCCAGTATTACTCCAAAGACAATCTGTTGAGCATCATCCAACTGCTGATACGCAACGGCATCGACATCAACAGTCGAAATAATTACGGCAACGATGCCCTCAGATACCTGTGCCAATATTACGCCAAAGACGATCTGGTCTCCATCGTGCAATTGCTCATTGAAAACGGGATCGATTTGAGGCTGAGGAATCACGAAGGATGGAATGCCTTGTTGACTGTTTGTCAGTTTTACACGAACGATAACCTGGCCGACATTGTCCAGCTGTTGATTCAAAACGGAGTCGACGTCAACGGCAAGAACAAAGACGGCTGGAACGCGTTGATGTTACTCTGTCGCTACTACACCAACGAACATTTGATTGACGTCATTCAAATTCTCATCGAGAGCGGAATCGACTTGAACAGCCGAACACCGAACGGATCCAACGCTTTGCTGATATTGTGCGCCAATTACTCGAAAGATAATTTAATTGCGATCGTTAAATTATTGACCCGCAATGGAATCGATGCCCGTTGCAAAGACAGCGACGGTGGCAACGCAGTCCGTTACGTACGCCGTTGGTATAAAGGCGCCAACGTGTTGGAGATTACGCAACTTTTGATTACGAACGGTTGCGGTGGCGACAGTTGA